From one Streptomyces sp. CA-210063 genomic stretch:
- a CDS encoding ABC transporter permease — translation MADSTLSRAVRWDTVVGALLIVVLLLSFGSVDGFGNALNLSFLIGNTLPIALIALPMTLLVVAGEIDLSVASTAGLSGAVMGALWNQGMTIETIIPICLALGVVCGLINGLLVTRLGLSSLAVTIGTLAAYRGIAQIVLGSDSVTDFPTQYLDFAAGRIGDSFVPQAFIPFLVLLVIAVVALHLTPFGRSLYAIGASEEAARFAGIRVRRQKLVLFTVTGLMASLTGVFWALHYASARFDNATGLELSVVAAVLLGGIDFDGGKGTLGGAIAGVFLLGTLQNVMSLQDVSAQSQIVVTGVLLVLSVLGPRVARQISVARAGRRAASAPVPKAPTPAS, via the coding sequence ATGGCTGACTCCACGCTGTCGCGCGCCGTCCGCTGGGACACGGTCGTCGGCGCCCTCCTCATCGTCGTACTCCTGCTGTCCTTCGGTAGCGTCGACGGCTTCGGGAACGCGCTCAACCTGTCCTTCCTCATCGGCAACACCCTGCCGATCGCGCTGATCGCCCTGCCGATGACCCTGCTCGTGGTGGCCGGCGAGATCGACCTGTCGGTCGCCTCCACGGCCGGACTGTCCGGCGCGGTGATGGGGGCCCTGTGGAACCAGGGCATGACCATCGAGACGATCATCCCGATCTGCCTGGCCCTCGGCGTGGTCTGCGGACTGATCAACGGCCTGCTGGTCACCCGGCTCGGTCTGTCCTCCCTCGCCGTCACCATCGGTACCCTCGCCGCCTACCGGGGCATCGCGCAGATCGTGCTCGGCTCCGACTCGGTGACCGACTTCCCCACGCAGTACCTGGACTTCGCGGCCGGCCGCATCGGTGACAGCTTCGTCCCGCAGGCCTTCATCCCCTTCCTGGTCCTGCTCGTCATCGCCGTGGTCGCCCTGCATCTCACCCCCTTCGGGCGCTCCCTCTACGCGATCGGCGCCAGCGAGGAGGCCGCGCGGTTCGCCGGCATCCGGGTCAGGCGGCAGAAGCTGGTCCTGTTCACGGTGACCGGCCTGATGGCCTCCCTCACCGGCGTCTTCTGGGCCCTGCACTACGCCAGCGCCCGCTTCGACAACGCGACCGGCCTCGAACTCTCCGTGGTGGCCGCCGTGTTGCTCGGCGGCATCGACTTCGACGGCGGCAAGGGCACGCTCGGCGGCGCGATCGCGGGAGTCTTCCTGCTGGGCACGCTGCAGAACGTGATGAGCCTCCAGGACGTCTCCGCCCAGTCGCAGATCGTCGTCACCGGCGTCCTGCTCGTCCTCTCCGTGCTCGGCCCCCGGGTCGCACGTCAGATCTCCGTCGCGAGGGCCGGCCGTAGAGCAGCCTCAGCGCCGGTGCCAAAGGCGCCCACTCCAGCCTCCTGA
- the rhaI gene encoding L-rhamnose isomerase has product MTELAAVKAALKTQAVETPSWAYGNSGTRFKVFAQPGVPRNPWEKLDDAGKVHEFTGVAPTVALHIPWDKVEGSDGYAELSKHAEERGVKLGAINSNTFQDDDYKLGSICHPDASVRRKAVDHLLECVDIMDATGSRDLKLWFADGTNYPGQDDIRERQDRLAEGLAEVYERLGDDQRMLLEYKFFEPAFYTTDVPDWGTAYAHCLKLGPKAQVVVDTGHHAPGTNIEFIVATLLREGKLGAFDFNSRFYADDDLMVGSADPFQLFRIMYEVVRGGGFTPEVAFMLDQCHNIEAKIPAIIRSVMNVQEATAKALLVDRDALRSAQQAGDVLEANAVVMDAYNTDVRPLLREVREEMGLDADPMGAYRRSGWASKIVEERVGGEQAGWGA; this is encoded by the coding sequence GTGACCGAGCTCGCCGCGGTGAAGGCCGCCCTCAAGACCCAGGCCGTCGAGACGCCGTCGTGGGCGTACGGAAACTCCGGAACCCGCTTCAAGGTGTTCGCCCAGCCGGGTGTTCCGCGCAATCCCTGGGAGAAGCTGGACGACGCCGGCAAGGTCCACGAGTTCACCGGCGTGGCCCCGACCGTGGCCCTCCACATCCCCTGGGACAAGGTCGAGGGCTCCGATGGATACGCAGAGCTCTCGAAGCACGCGGAGGAGCGTGGCGTGAAGCTCGGCGCCATCAACTCCAATACCTTCCAGGACGACGACTACAAGCTGGGGAGCATCTGCCATCCGGATGCGTCGGTGCGCCGCAAGGCCGTCGATCACCTGCTGGAGTGCGTCGACATCATGGACGCGACCGGGTCGCGGGACCTGAAGCTGTGGTTCGCGGACGGTACGAACTATCCCGGCCAGGACGACATCCGTGAGCGCCAGGACCGGCTGGCCGAGGGGCTTGCCGAGGTGTACGAGCGGCTCGGGGACGACCAGCGGATGCTGCTGGAGTACAAGTTCTTCGAGCCGGCGTTCTACACGACCGATGTGCCGGACTGGGGTACCGCCTACGCCCACTGCCTCAAGCTCGGGCCGAAGGCACAGGTCGTCGTCGACACCGGGCACCACGCGCCCGGCACCAACATCGAGTTCATCGTGGCGACACTGCTGCGGGAGGGGAAGCTCGGCGCGTTCGACTTCAACTCGCGGTTCTACGCGGACGACGACCTGATGGTCGGGTCCGCCGACCCGTTCCAGCTGTTCCGGATCATGTACGAGGTCGTGCGTGGCGGTGGGTTCACTCCTGAGGTCGCGTTCATGCTCGATCAGTGCCACAACATCGAGGCGAAGATTCCGGCGATCATCCGGTCGGTGATGAATGTGCAGGAGGCCACGGCGAAGGCGCTGCTGGTTGACCGGGACGCGTTGCGCTCCGCTCAGCAGGCCGGGGATGTGCTCGAGGCCAACGCCGTGGTGATGGACGCGTACAACACGGATGTGCGGCCGTTGCTTCGTGAGGTGCGCGAGGAGATGGGGTTGGACGCCGATCCCATGGGGGCGTACCGGCGGTCCGGGTGGGCCTCGAAGATCGTTGAGGAGCGGGTGGGAGGAGAGCAAGCCGGTTGGGGAGCCTGA
- a CDS encoding bifunctional aldolase/short-chain dehydrogenase encodes MATHPEAAALLARSRRLGADPRNTNYAGGNTSAKGTDTDPVTGGDVELMWVKGSGGDLGTLTEAGLAVLRLDRMRALVEVYPGVEREDEMVAAFDYCLHGKGGAAPSIDTAMHGLVDAAHVDHLHPDSGIALACAADGEKLTAECFGDSVVWVPWRRPGFQLGLDIAAVKRENPQAIGCVLGGHGITAWGDTAEECEKNSLHIIRTAEQFLVERGKAEPFGPVLDGYAALASSQRRERAAALAPHIRAIASQDKPQVGHFTDSEVVLDFLASAEHPRLAALGTSCPDHFLRTKVRPLVLDLPPAADLDTAIARLKELHAEYREEYAAYYQRHAEPDSPAMRGADPAIVLIPGVGMFSFGKDKQTARVAGEFYVNAINVMRGAEAVSTYAPIEESEKFRIEYWALEEAKLQRMPKPKPLATRVALVTGAGSGIGKAIAHRLVAEGACVVVADLNAENAAAVAEELGGADKAVAVTVDVTDEEQIGAAFKAAALAFGGVDLVVNNAGISISKPLLETSAKDWDLQHDIMARGSFLVSREAARVMIAQGLGGDIVYIASKNAVFAGPNNIAYSATKADQAHQVRLLAAELGEHGIRVNGVNPDGVVRGSGIFAAGWGAQRAAVYGVEEEKLGEFYAQRTILKREVLPEHVANAVFALTGGELTHTTGLHVPVDAGVAAAFLR; translated from the coding sequence ATGGCAACCCATCCCGAAGCCGCCGCCCTTCTCGCTCGGTCCCGTCGGCTCGGCGCTGATCCCCGGAACACCAACTACGCCGGTGGCAATACGTCCGCCAAGGGGACCGACACCGACCCCGTCACCGGTGGTGACGTGGAGCTGATGTGGGTGAAGGGGTCCGGAGGGGACCTCGGCACGCTCACCGAAGCCGGGCTGGCCGTGTTGCGGCTGGACCGGATGCGGGCGCTCGTCGAGGTGTACCCGGGTGTGGAGCGCGAGGACGAGATGGTGGCCGCGTTCGACTACTGCCTGCACGGGAAGGGTGGGGCGGCGCCGTCCATCGACACCGCCATGCACGGTCTCGTGGACGCGGCCCATGTGGACCACCTGCACCCCGACTCCGGGATCGCGCTCGCTTGTGCCGCCGACGGGGAGAAGCTGACCGCCGAGTGTTTCGGGGACAGTGTGGTGTGGGTGCCGTGGCGGCGGCCGGGGTTCCAGCTGGGGCTGGACATCGCGGCCGTGAAGCGGGAGAACCCGCAGGCCATCGGGTGTGTCCTGGGCGGGCATGGGATCACCGCCTGGGGTGACACCGCCGAGGAGTGCGAGAAGAACTCGCTGCACATCATCCGGACCGCCGAGCAGTTCCTCGTCGAGCGGGGGAAGGCGGAGCCGTTCGGGCCGGTGCTCGACGGGTACGCGGCCCTGGCCTCCTCCCAGAGGCGTGAGCGGGCCGCCGCCCTGGCCCCGCACATCCGGGCCATCGCCTCGCAGGACAAGCCGCAGGTCGGGCACTTCACCGACTCCGAGGTCGTCCTCGACTTCCTGGCGAGTGCGGAGCACCCGCGGCTCGCCGCCCTGGGGACCTCGTGCCCCGACCACTTCCTTCGTACGAAGGTCCGGCCGCTCGTGCTGGATCTTCCGCCGGCCGCCGATCTCGACACGGCGATCGCGCGGCTCAAGGAGCTGCACGCCGAGTACCGGGAGGAGTACGCCGCCTACTACCAGCGGCACGCCGAGCCCGACTCCCCCGCGATGCGCGGCGCGGACCCGGCGATCGTGCTGATCCCGGGTGTGGGCATGTTCAGCTTCGGCAAGGACAAGCAGACCGCGCGGGTGGCCGGTGAGTTCTACGTCAACGCGATCAATGTGATGCGGGGCGCCGAGGCGGTGTCGACGTACGCGCCGATCGAGGAGTCGGAGAAGTTCCGCATCGAGTACTGGGCGCTGGAGGAGGCCAAGCTTCAGCGGATGCCCAAGCCGAAGCCGCTGGCGACGCGGGTCGCGCTCGTCACGGGTGCGGGGAGCGGGATCGGGAAGGCCATCGCCCATCGGCTCGTCGCCGAGGGGGCCTGTGTCGTCGTCGCCGATCTGAACGCCGAGAACGCCGCCGCCGTCGCCGAGGAGCTGGGCGGGGCCGACAAGGCCGTCGCCGTGACCGTCGACGTGACGGACGAGGAGCAGATCGGTGCGGCCTTCAAGGCGGCCGCGCTGGCCTTCGGCGGTGTCGATCTCGTCGTCAACAACGCCGGCATCTCGATCTCCAAGCCGCTCCTCGAGACGTCGGCGAAGGACTGGGATCTTCAGCACGACATCATGGCGCGCGGTTCGTTCCTCGTGTCGCGTGAGGCGGCTCGGGTGATGATCGCGCAGGGTCTGGGCGGCGACATCGTCTACATCGCCTCGAAGAACGCCGTCTTCGCCGGGCCCAACAACATCGCCTACTCCGCCACCAAGGCCGACCAGGCGCACCAGGTGCGGCTGCTGGCCGCCGAGCTGGGCGAGCACGGCATCCGTGTCAACGGGGTCAACCCGGACGGTGTCGTGCGCGGCTCCGGGATCTTCGCGGCGGGCTGGGGTGCCCAGCGGGCCGCCGTGTACGGGGTGGAGGAGGAGAAGCTGGGCGAGTTCTACGCGCAGCGGACCATCCTCAAGCGCGAGGTGCTGCCGGAGCACGTGGCGAACGCGGTGTTCGCGCTGACGGGCGGGGAGCTGACGCACACCACCGGTCTGCATGTTCCGGTCGACGCCGGCGTGGCCGCCGCGTTCCTGCGATGA
- a CDS encoding ABC transporter permease: MTVTTPQNTPVTEVPKSSGTRLVDRVFKMRELAILVVFLVMIVVTQLGNSEFLTEQGIKDLLLNATILVLVAVGQSLVVITRNVDLSVGSTLGISAFAAGTYLQGGGNAVVAVLLAVLMGIGFGLLNGLLVSLGQVPALVVTLGTLYIIRGIDSIWVGSRQITAADLPDGFVDFGSGGISAVPYLALIAVAVLVATAYYLKHFGSGRELYALGSNPEAARLAGIPVRKRILVAYTFCGALAGLAGALYLARFGNVDSSTGNGYELTVVSAVVVGGVVFTGGSGSVYGAALGALLLTSINSVLPALGVSSVWVLAINGILLILAIAVDRVVALRVATALKKRNARHG, translated from the coding sequence ATGACGGTGACCACCCCTCAGAACACCCCCGTCACCGAGGTGCCCAAGTCCAGTGGCACCCGGCTGGTGGACCGCGTCTTCAAGATGCGTGAACTCGCCATCCTGGTCGTCTTCCTGGTGATGATCGTCGTCACCCAGCTGGGCAACAGCGAGTTCCTGACCGAACAGGGCATCAAGGACCTGCTGCTCAACGCGACCATCCTGGTGCTGGTCGCCGTAGGCCAGTCGCTGGTGGTCATCACCCGGAACGTCGACCTGTCGGTCGGCTCCACCCTCGGCATCAGCGCCTTCGCCGCCGGTACGTATCTCCAGGGCGGCGGGAACGCGGTTGTGGCCGTGCTGCTGGCGGTCCTGATGGGCATCGGCTTCGGTCTGCTGAACGGCCTGCTCGTCAGCCTCGGCCAGGTCCCCGCGCTCGTCGTCACCCTCGGCACGCTGTACATCATCCGGGGCATCGACTCGATCTGGGTCGGCTCCCGGCAGATCACCGCGGCCGACCTGCCCGACGGGTTCGTCGACTTCGGCTCCGGCGGTATCTCGGCGGTGCCGTACCTGGCGCTGATCGCGGTGGCGGTGCTGGTGGCGACGGCGTACTACCTGAAGCACTTCGGCAGCGGCCGCGAGCTGTACGCGCTCGGCTCCAACCCGGAGGCCGCCCGCCTCGCCGGTATCCCGGTCCGCAAGCGGATCCTGGTCGCCTACACCTTCTGCGGTGCCCTCGCCGGCCTCGCCGGAGCGCTGTACCTGGCCCGGTTCGGCAACGTCGACTCCAGCACCGGCAACGGCTACGAACTCACCGTCGTCAGCGCGGTCGTGGTCGGTGGCGTCGTCTTCACCGGCGGCTCCGGCAGCGTCTACGGGGCGGCCCTGGGCGCCCTGCTGCTGACCTCCATCAACAGCGTGCTGCCCGCCCTCGGCGTCAGCTCGGTGTGGGTGCTCGCGATCAACGGCATCCTGCTCATCCTCGCCATCGCCGTGGACCGTGTGGTCGCGCTGCGGGTGGCGACCGCCCTGAAGAAGAGGAACGCCCGCCATGGCTGA
- a CDS encoding (Fe-S)-binding protein yields the protein MRVALFLTCVNDTLYPDTGRAVVKLLTRLGVDVDFPMGQTCCGQAHYNTGYRHEAEPLARQFSDVFRDYEAIVTPSGSCGAMVRELYPRMGERARAEGRGDTLARTLAPVVPKTYELTEFLVDVLGVTDVGAYYPHKVTYHPTCHGLRSLGLGERPRRLLQAVKGLELVELPGADECCGFGGTFAMKNSDVSAAMGADKVRNAESTGAEVLCAADNSCLMHIGGTMTRLRTSVRPVHIAEILASTEEEPTA from the coding sequence ATGCGTGTCGCCCTGTTCCTGACCTGTGTCAACGACACGCTCTATCCGGATACCGGCCGCGCCGTGGTGAAACTGCTGACCAGGCTGGGCGTCGACGTCGACTTCCCGATGGGCCAGACCTGCTGCGGGCAGGCGCACTACAACACCGGGTACCGGCATGAGGCCGAGCCGCTGGCCCGGCAGTTCTCCGATGTATTCCGGGACTACGAGGCGATCGTCACGCCGTCCGGCTCCTGCGGGGCGATGGTGCGGGAGCTGTATCCACGGATGGGTGAGCGGGCGCGGGCGGAGGGGCGGGGAGACACCCTCGCGCGGACGCTGGCGCCGGTCGTGCCGAAGACATACGAGCTGACCGAGTTCCTGGTGGACGTGCTGGGCGTGACCGATGTCGGCGCGTACTACCCGCACAAGGTGACGTACCACCCGACCTGCCACGGGCTGCGCAGCCTGGGCCTGGGCGAGCGGCCGCGGCGGCTGCTCCAGGCCGTGAAGGGGCTGGAGCTGGTGGAACTGCCCGGCGCCGACGAGTGCTGTGGCTTCGGTGGCACGTTCGCCATGAAGAACTCCGATGTCTCGGCGGCGATGGGCGCGGACAAGGTGCGCAACGCCGAGTCGACGGGGGCCGAGGTGCTGTGCGCGGCCGACAACTCGTGTCTCATGCACATCGGCGGCACCATGACCCGGCTGCGTACGTCCGTACGGCCGGTCCACATCGCGGAGATCCTGGCGAGCACGGAAGAGGAGCCGACGGCATGA
- a CDS encoding rhamnulokinase — MSGSVKSYAAVDLGASSGRVMVGRAGRDSLELVEAHRFPNRPVRTPEGLRWDVLALYAGVLDGLKAAGQVDSVGIDSWAVDYGLLDGDGALLGNPVHYRDSRTEGVAEKVWASVPAAELYAATGLQYAPFNTLYQLVAARSSAQLAYAKRLLLIPDLLTYWLTGELGTELTNASTTQLIDPRTRDWSYDVAERLGVDLELFAPLRRPGDPAGFLQERVLEETGLTGLVPVTAVGSHDTASAVAAVPATGERFAYICTGTWSLAGLELDAPVLTEASRAANFTNELGLDGTVRYLRNIMGLWLLQECVREWGDPDLGELLRAAATVPALRSVVDAGDSAFLAPGRMPERIAEACRESGQPVPRTPAEITRCILDSLALAHRRAVTEAQALADHPVDVVHIVGGGTRNALLCQLTADACGLPVVAGPAEAAALGNVLVQARSHGLVGDRASMRQLLARTQPLVRYEPQGDPAAWRAAEARLTER; from the coding sequence ATGAGCGGGTCCGTGAAGTCGTACGCGGCGGTCGACCTCGGTGCGTCCAGTGGGCGGGTCATGGTCGGCCGCGCGGGGCGGGACTCGCTGGAACTCGTCGAGGCCCACCGGTTCCCGAACCGGCCGGTGCGGACGCCCGAGGGGCTGCGCTGGGATGTGCTCGCGCTGTACGCGGGGGTGCTCGACGGGCTGAAGGCGGCCGGGCAGGTCGACTCCGTCGGCATCGACAGCTGGGCCGTCGACTACGGGCTGCTCGACGGTGACGGGGCCCTGCTGGGCAACCCGGTGCACTACCGGGACTCCCGTACCGAGGGCGTCGCGGAGAAGGTGTGGGCCTCCGTGCCCGCCGCCGAGCTGTACGCGGCGACAGGGTTGCAGTACGCGCCCTTCAACACGCTCTACCAGCTGGTCGCCGCCCGGTCCTCCGCCCAACTGGCATACGCCAAGCGGCTGTTGCTCATCCCCGATCTGTTGACGTACTGGCTGACGGGCGAGCTGGGCACCGAGCTGACCAATGCCTCGACGACGCAGCTGATCGATCCCCGGACGCGCGACTGGTCGTACGACGTGGCCGAGCGGCTCGGGGTCGATCTGGAGCTGTTCGCGCCACTGCGGCGGCCCGGGGATCCGGCGGGGTTCCTCCAGGAGCGGGTGCTGGAGGAGACCGGGCTGACGGGCCTGGTTCCGGTGACGGCGGTCGGGTCGCACGACACCGCTTCGGCGGTGGCGGCCGTGCCGGCCACCGGCGAGCGGTTCGCGTACATCTGTACGGGCACCTGGTCGCTGGCCGGTCTTGAGCTGGACGCGCCGGTGCTGACCGAGGCGAGCCGGGCGGCCAACTTCACCAATGAGCTGGGGCTGGACGGCACGGTCCGTTACCTCCGGAACATCATGGGGCTGTGGCTGCTCCAGGAGTGCGTACGGGAGTGGGGGGACCCGGATCTCGGCGAGCTGCTGCGGGCCGCCGCGACGGTGCCCGCGCTGCGGTCGGTCGTGGACGCCGGGGACTCGGCGTTCCTCGCGCCCGGCCGGATGCCGGAGCGGATCGCCGAGGCGTGCCGGGAGTCGGGGCAGCCCGTCCCCAGGACGCCCGCCGAGATCACCCGCTGCATCCTCGACTCGCTGGCCCTCGCCCACCGGCGGGCCGTCACCGAGGCCCAGGCGCTGGCCGACCACCCCGTCGACGTCGTCCACATCGTCGGCGGCGGTACCCGCAACGCCCTGCTCTGCCAGCTCACCGCCGACGCCTGCGGGCTGCCGGTGGTGGCGGGACCGGCGGAGGCGGCGGCCCTGGGCAATGTCCTCGTCCAGGCCCGTAGCCATGGCCTGGTGGGCGACCGGGCCTCGATGCGGCAGCTCCTCGCCCGCACCCAGCCGCTGGTGCGGTACGAGCCGCAGGGCGACCCGGCGGCCTGGCGCGCGGCGGAGGCCCGGCTCACCGAGCGGTGA
- a CDS encoding LutB/LldF family L-lactate oxidation iron-sulfur protein has translation MSGTFVGMPAFPKAAHEAVHNTTLRGNLRHATHTIRAKRANAVAEMSDWAALREAGKQIKDHTLRHLDRYLVQLEESVTAAGGTVHWAADADEANRIVTYLVKATGESEVVKVKSMATQEIGLNEALEAEGIHAYETDLAELIVQLGKDRPSHILVPAIHRNRGEIRDIFAREMSEWGRPAPEGLTDTPAELAEAARLHLREKFLRAKVGVSGANFMVADTGTLVVVESEGNGRMCLTLPETLISVVGIEKIVPTWQDLEVFLQTLPRSSTAERMNPYTSTWTGTTDEDGPSTFHLVLIDNGRTDTLADEVGRQALRCIRCSACLNVCPVYERAGGHAYGSVYPGPIGAILSPQLRGTASEIDASLPYASSLCGACYEVCPVAIDIPEVLVHLRERIAQGGPVTEQGNKVVLKPAKGHAAERAAMRAARWAFSHPGALRTGQRLASRTRRFHPRTLPGPGKAWSASRDLPALPAEPFRDWWQRTNGGKDTGK, from the coding sequence ATGAGCGGGACGTTCGTCGGTATGCCGGCCTTCCCCAAGGCCGCGCACGAGGCCGTGCACAACACGACCCTGCGCGGCAATCTGCGCCACGCCACGCACACCATCCGCGCCAAACGCGCGAACGCGGTCGCGGAGATGTCCGACTGGGCCGCGCTGCGGGAGGCGGGCAAGCAGATCAAGGACCACACCCTGCGTCATCTCGACCGGTATCTCGTGCAGTTGGAGGAGTCGGTCACGGCGGCCGGCGGCACGGTGCACTGGGCCGCCGACGCGGACGAGGCGAACCGGATCGTGACGTATCTCGTCAAGGCGACCGGTGAGAGCGAGGTCGTCAAGGTCAAGTCGATGGCGACGCAGGAGATCGGGCTGAACGAGGCGCTGGAGGCCGAGGGCATCCACGCCTACGAGACCGATCTCGCCGAACTCATCGTGCAGTTGGGCAAGGACCGGCCGTCGCACATCCTCGTCCCGGCGATCCACCGCAACCGGGGCGAGATCCGTGACATCTTCGCGCGCGAGATGAGCGAGTGGGGCCGCCCCGCCCCCGAGGGCCTGACCGACACGCCCGCCGAGCTGGCGGAGGCCGCGCGGCTGCATCTGCGGGAGAAGTTCCTGCGCGCCAAGGTCGGTGTCTCCGGCGCGAACTTCATGGTCGCCGACACCGGCACGCTGGTCGTCGTGGAGTCCGAGGGCAACGGCCGGATGTGCCTCACCCTCCCCGAGACCCTGATCTCCGTCGTCGGCATCGAGAAGATCGTGCCGACCTGGCAGGACCTGGAGGTCTTCCTCCAGACCCTCCCCCGCTCCTCGACGGCCGAGCGGATGAACCCGTACACCTCGACCTGGACCGGCACCACGGACGAGGACGGACCGAGCACCTTCCATCTCGTCCTCATCGACAACGGCCGCACGGACACGCTCGCCGACGAGGTCGGCCGGCAGGCCCTGCGCTGCATCCGCTGCTCGGCCTGTCTCAATGTCTGCCCGGTGTACGAGCGGGCGGGCGGCCACGCGTACGGCTCGGTCTACCCGGGCCCGATCGGCGCCATCCTCAGCCCCCAGCTCCGGGGCACGGCGAGCGAGATCGACGCCTCGCTGCCGTACGCCTCGTCGCTGTGCGGCGCCTGCTACGAGGTGTGCCCGGTCGCCATCGACATCCCGGAGGTGCTGGTGCATCTGCGGGAGCGCATCGCGCAGGGCGGGCCGGTGACCGAGCAGGGCAACAAGGTCGTGCTCAAGCCCGCGAAGGGGCATGCCGCCGAACGGGCGGCGATGCGCGCGGCACGCTGGGCGTTCAGTCACCCCGGCGCGCTGCGCACCGGGCAGCGGCTCGCGTCCCGCACCCGCCGCTTCCACCCCCGTACGCTGCCGGGCCCCGGCAAGGCGTGGAGCGCCAGCCGCGATCTTCCCGCGCTGCCCGCCGAGCCGTTCCGGGACTGGTGGCAGCGCACGAACGGCGGAAAGGACACGGGCAAGTGA
- a CDS encoding sugar ABC transporter ATP-binding protein, which yields MTHRSDKGPAPVLALKGVSKSFGAVRALRDVSLELFPGEVHALAGENGAGKSTLIKSLAGVHRPDSGQVLLDGAPTVFHGPADARDAGIAVIYQEPTLFPDLSIAENIFMGRQPRRALGRIDHKATHAATLALMQRLGVELDPDRPARGLSIADQQIVEIAKALSFDARVLIMDEPTAALTGSEVARLFGVVRTLREQGSAVLFISHRLEEIFQICQRVTTLRDGAWISSEPIDGMTEDDLVRRMVGRDLDELYPKQEVEPGEVALSVRRLTREGVFTDVSFDVRRGEIVGLAGLVGAGRTEVARAVFGIDRWDAGEVDVDGRALTNGAPSTAMSAGLALVPEDRRAQGLVMDMSIERNIGLTGLRTTVKAGLVDRGAERSRSLDWAVKLQVKYARIADTVNTLSGGNQQKVVLAKWLATGPKVLIVDEPTRGIDVGTKAEVHRLLSQLAADGVAVLMISSDLPEILGMADRVLVMHEGRLTAEIPRSEATEESVMAAATGRAAA from the coding sequence ATGACCCACCGGTCCGACAAGGGTCCGGCCCCCGTTCTCGCTCTGAAGGGCGTCTCCAAGTCCTTCGGCGCCGTACGCGCCCTGCGGGACGTGTCCCTCGAACTGTTCCCGGGCGAGGTGCACGCACTCGCCGGGGAGAACGGCGCGGGAAAGTCGACCCTGATCAAGAGCCTCGCCGGGGTGCACCGACCGGACTCCGGTCAGGTGCTCCTCGACGGCGCGCCCACGGTCTTCCACGGCCCGGCCGACGCCCGGGACGCGGGCATCGCCGTGATCTACCAGGAGCCCACGCTCTTCCCCGACCTGTCGATCGCCGAGAACATCTTCATGGGCCGCCAGCCCCGGCGCGCCCTCGGCCGCATCGACCACAAGGCCACCCATGCGGCGACCCTCGCCCTGATGCAGCGGCTCGGCGTCGAACTCGACCCCGACCGCCCGGCGCGCGGCCTGTCCATCGCCGACCAGCAGATCGTCGAGATCGCCAAGGCGCTGTCCTTCGACGCCCGCGTGCTGATCATGGACGAGCCGACGGCGGCCCTCACCGGCAGCGAGGTGGCCCGGCTCTTCGGCGTCGTCCGCACACTGCGCGAGCAGGGCTCGGCCGTCCTCTTCATCTCCCACCGGCTGGAGGAGATCTTCCAGATCTGCCAGCGGGTCACCACGCTGCGCGACGGCGCCTGGATCTCCAGCGAACCGATCGACGGGATGACCGAGGACGACCTGGTCCGCCGCATGGTCGGCCGCGACCTCGACGAGCTGTACCCCAAGCAGGAGGTCGAGCCGGGCGAGGTCGCGCTCAGTGTGCGCCGGCTGACCCGCGAGGGCGTCTTCACCGACGTCTCCTTCGACGTCCGGCGCGGCGAGATCGTCGGCCTGGCCGGCCTCGTCGGAGCCGGCCGTACCGAGGTGGCGAGGGCCGTCTTCGGCATCGACCGCTGGGACGCGGGCGAGGTCGACGTCGACGGCAGGGCGCTCACCAACGGCGCCCCCTCCACCGCCATGTCCGCCGGGCTCGCCCTGGTCCCCGAGGACCGCCGCGCCCAGGGCCTGGTGATGGACATGTCCATCGAGCGGAACATCGGCCTCACCGGACTCCGTACGACCGTGAAGGCCGGTCTCGTCGACCGCGGCGCCGAACGAAGCCGCTCCCTCGACTGGGCGGTCAAGCTCCAGGTGAAGTACGCCCGGATCGCCGACACCGTCAACACCCTGTCCGGCGGCAACCAGCAGAAGGTCGTCCTCGCCAAGTGGCTCGCCACGGGCCCGAAGGTACTGATCGTCGACGAGCCCACCCGGGGCATCGACGTCGGTACCAAGGCCGAGGTGCACCGCCTGCTCAGCCAGCTCGCCGCCGACGGCGTGGCCGTGCTGATGATCTCCTCCGACCTGCCCGAGATCCTCGGTATGGCCGACCGCGTGCTCGTGATGCACGAGGGCCGGCTCACCGCCGAGATCCCTCGCTCCGAAGCCACCGAGGAATCCGTGATGGCCGCAGCCACCGGGAGGGCCGCCGCATGA